A stretch of Mesorhizobium sp. M2A.F.Ca.ET.046.03.2.1 DNA encodes these proteins:
- a CDS encoding Gfo/Idh/MocA family oxidoreductase: MFRWGVLSTAKIGREQLLPAIVDSENGVLSAIASRDLSKAKALGERFGARHAFGSYEELLASPDVDGVYIPLPTSQHVEWTAKAIEAGKHVLVEKPLALDAKDIPPLIKLRDQKKVLVCEAFMVTYHPQWIKVRDLIASGAIGRLRHVQGAFSYYNVDPNNMRNKLDLGGGALPDIGVYPTVSTRFSTGKEPIRVQATIERDKTFGTDIYSSIRADFGDFELSFYLSTQMAARQVMVFHGEKGFIEVFGPFNAGLYEHHRIELHNQNHTEAQVFRFPGTQQYRLECEAFVRAAQGGKDRVFTLEESVLNQKVIDAIFRAGDKDGWEPV, translated from the coding sequence ATGTTCCGATGGGGTGTTCTGTCGACGGCAAAGATCGGCCGCGAGCAGCTTTTGCCGGCAATCGTGGATTCGGAGAACGGCGTCCTGTCGGCGATCGCCAGCCGCGACCTGTCGAAGGCCAAGGCGCTGGGCGAGCGTTTCGGCGCCCGCCATGCTTTCGGCTCTTATGAGGAACTGCTTGCCTCCCCGGACGTCGACGGCGTCTACATCCCGCTGCCGACCTCGCAGCATGTTGAATGGACGGCGAAGGCGATCGAGGCCGGAAAGCATGTGCTGGTGGAAAAACCGCTGGCGCTCGACGCCAAGGACATCCCGCCGCTGATCAAGCTGCGCGACCAAAAGAAGGTGCTGGTCTGCGAGGCGTTCATGGTCACCTATCACCCGCAATGGATCAAGGTGCGCGATCTGATCGCCAGCGGCGCCATCGGCCGGCTGCGGCACGTGCAGGGCGCCTTCTCCTACTACAATGTCGATCCCAACAACATGCGCAACAAGCTAGACCTCGGCGGCGGCGCGCTGCCCGATATCGGCGTCTATCCGACGGTGTCGACGCGGTTCTCGACTGGCAAGGAGCCGATCCGCGTGCAGGCGACGATCGAGCGCGACAAGACCTTCGGCACCGACATCTATTCCTCGATCCGCGCCGATTTCGGCGACTTCGAATTGTCCTTCTATCTCTCGACGCAGATGGCGGCGCGCCAGGTGATGGTGTTCCACGGCGAGAAAGGCTTCATCGAGGTCTTCGGCCCGTTCAATGCCGGGCTCTACGAGCACCACCGCATCGAGCTGCACAACCAGAACCATACCGAGGCGCAGGTGTTCCGCTTCCCCGGCACGCAGCAATACCGGCTGGAATGCGAGGCCTTCGTGCGCGCCGCACAGGGCGGCAAGGACCGCGTCTTCACGCTGGAGGAATCGGTGCTCAACCAGAAGGTCATCGACGCCATCTTCCGCGCCGGCGACAAGGACGGCTGGGAGCCGGTCTGA
- a CDS encoding RNA polymerase sigma factor, which translates to MSLAGFGRAELEAMLVGLRPKLHRYVARMAGSAVEGEDIVQEAVVKALAAHDGGALVERPEQWLFRIAHNAAQDHLRRRQRERSRVTEADMTTIEDLSANAEVRLAAAASLRSFMQLTLAQRSAVILVDVLGLTLHETCEVTGATLAATKAALHRGRAELKALASAPADLAMPKLEPEEERRLRRYIELFNARDFDGVRALIAQDVQVDVVNRTRLTGKKEASTYFGNYERLGDWTLSLGFVDGLPAILIRNPQADDAVRGFVLVHWRGEEVVRIRDFRHAAYCLENADIHPVGV; encoded by the coding sequence ATGAGCTTGGCAGGGTTCGGCCGCGCGGAACTTGAAGCCATGCTCGTCGGCCTGCGCCCGAAACTGCACCGCTATGTCGCGCGCATGGCGGGCTCCGCCGTCGAGGGCGAGGACATCGTGCAGGAGGCAGTGGTGAAGGCGCTCGCCGCCCATGATGGCGGCGCTCTCGTCGAACGCCCCGAGCAGTGGCTGTTCCGCATCGCTCATAACGCGGCGCAGGATCATCTGCGCCGCCGCCAGCGGGAGCGCTCCCGCGTCACCGAGGCCGACATGACAACGATCGAGGATCTCTCGGCCAACGCCGAGGTGAGGCTCGCGGCGGCGGCAAGCCTGCGCAGCTTCATGCAGCTTACGCTGGCGCAGCGCAGCGCCGTGATCCTCGTCGACGTGCTTGGCCTCACCTTGCATGAGACCTGCGAGGTGACGGGCGCGACGCTTGCCGCCACCAAGGCGGCTCTGCATCGCGGCCGGGCGGAGCTGAAGGCGCTGGCTTCGGCGCCGGCCGATCTCGCGATGCCGAAACTCGAACCGGAAGAAGAGCGCCGGCTGCGCCGCTATATCGAGCTGTTCAACGCGCGCGATTTCGACGGGGTCAGGGCGCTGATCGCCCAGGACGTCCAGGTCGACGTCGTCAACCGCACCCGCCTCACCGGCAAGAAGGAAGCCTCGACCTATTTCGGCAATTACGAGCGCCTCGGCGACTGGACACTGTCGCTCGGCTTTGTCGATGGCCTGCCGGCGATCCTCATCCGCAACCCGCAGGCGGACGATGCCGTGCGCGGCTTCGTGCTGGTCCATTGGCGCGGCGAAGAGGTTGTGCGCATCCGCGATTTTCGCCATGCAGCCTACTGCCTCGAGAATGCAGACATCCATCCCGTCGGCGTTTGA
- a CDS encoding YceI family protein — MNARILGLAAFAACLAVPAVAAVALSDAAGSYTISPSGSSIRFTIGKAGGGGFDGAFGRFKGTIRIDNGDVGRSKVDLTIYPESVGTGQARIDAFLRSDAVFDAANNPEIQFRSTSVTRTGDTTAVVTGRLTARGKTFPEKFTAELGGLKGGTIKFHVTGKVLRSRYGMDVGTPLYSNVVDFDMTLTGKRG; from the coding sequence ATGAACGCGCGTATCCTCGGATTGGCGGCCTTTGCCGCTTGCCTTGCCGTGCCTGCCGTTGCCGCGGTGGCGCTCAGCGACGCGGCCGGCAGCTACACGATCAGCCCGTCTGGCTCCTCGATCCGCTTCACCATCGGCAAGGCCGGCGGCGGCGGCTTCGACGGCGCTTTCGGCCGCTTCAAGGGCACGATCCGCATCGACAATGGCGATGTCGGCCGCTCCAAGGTCGACCTCACCATCTATCCCGAAAGCGTCGGCACCGGTCAGGCCCGCATCGATGCCTTCCTGCGCTCCGACGCGGTGTTCGACGCGGCCAACAACCCGGAGATCCAGTTCCGCTCGACCAGCGTGACGCGCACCGGTGACACGACGGCGGTCGTTACCGGGCGCCTGACGGCGCGCGGCAAGACGTTTCCGGAGAAATTCACCGCCGAGCTCGGCGGATTGAAGGGCGGGACCATCAAATTCCACGTCACCGGCAAGGTGCTGCGGTCGCGCTACGGCATGGATGTCGGCACGCCGCTCTATTCCAATGTCGTCGACTTCGACATGACGCTGACGGGGAAGAGGGGGTAG
- a CDS encoding 2-dehydropantoate 2-reductase N-terminal domain-containing protein encodes MRIIVYGIGAIGGAIAAQLSFFGHTVLGIARGRQLDAIRASGLSLSTPQGTRTARFPVYADPAEISFEPDDVVLLTMKTPDTLGALQRLNAAGLATQPVFCFQNGVANEALALRFFANVYGATVMLPADYDTPGEVGTYFAPKIGAFDIGRYPSGTDDAVEKLCGVLSTSGFIVEARDNVMDSKYRKLLANLRNIIDAALGDTELQRKWYARALAEAEAVLTAAGIAWDKTDAMARQELTITAIPGRTRVGSSTLQSIVRGTGSLETDFLNGEIVLLGRLHGMATPVNAALCRLSIALASGRMRPQSAGDDTIASMIGAADGTG; translated from the coding sequence ATGCGCATCATCGTCTATGGCATCGGCGCGATAGGAGGCGCCATCGCGGCCCAGCTGAGTTTTTTCGGCCACACGGTCCTCGGCATCGCCCGCGGCAGGCAGCTTGATGCCATCCGCGCTTCGGGACTGTCGCTTTCCACTCCGCAAGGCACCAGGACCGCGCGCTTTCCTGTCTATGCCGACCCGGCGGAGATTTCCTTCGAGCCGGACGATGTCGTGCTGCTGACGATGAAAACGCCAGACACGCTCGGCGCGCTGCAACGGCTCAACGCCGCCGGCCTGGCGACGCAACCCGTATTCTGCTTCCAGAACGGCGTCGCCAACGAGGCGCTGGCCTTGCGTTTCTTTGCCAATGTCTATGGCGCAACGGTGATGCTGCCGGCCGATTACGACACGCCCGGCGAGGTCGGGACCTATTTCGCGCCCAAGATCGGCGCCTTCGACATCGGCCGCTATCCTTCCGGAACCGACGACGCGGTCGAGAAACTGTGCGGGGTCCTGAGCACGTCCGGCTTCATCGTCGAGGCCAGGGACAATGTGATGGACAGCAAATACCGCAAGCTGCTGGCCAATCTTCGCAACATCATCGACGCGGCGCTTGGCGACACCGAGCTTCAGCGGAAATGGTATGCCAGGGCGCTCGCCGAGGCGGAGGCGGTGCTGACCGCCGCCGGAATAGCGTGGGACAAGACCGACGCCATGGCCCGCCAGGAACTGACCATAACCGCCATTCCCGGCCGAACGCGCGTCGGGTCGTCGACGCTGCAGAGCATCGTGCGCGGGACGGGCTCCCTCGAAACCGACTTCCTCAACGGCGAGATCGTGCTGCTCGGGCGGCTGCACGGCATGGCGACGCCCGTCAACGCAGCCTTGTGCAGACTGTCGATCGCGCTGGCCAGCGGCCGGATGCGGCCGCAATCGGCCGGCGACGACACGATCGCCTCCATGATCGGCGCGGCCGACGGAACCGGCTGA
- a CDS encoding FAD-binding dehydrogenase produces MADADVIIVGAGLAGLVAAAELAEAGKKIIIVDQEPEQSLGGQAFWSFGGLFLVDSPEQRRMRIRDSHDLALEDWMGTAAFDRPEDFWPRKWAEAYVGFAAGEKRSWLIERGLKFFPVVGWAERGGGNAVGHGNSVPRFHVTWGTGPGVLEPFVLRVREAQKRGLVEFRFRHRVNEIIRTRDTVTGVRGDVLEASSVERGHKSSRAVSGAFELSAQAVIVASGGIGGNHELVRRNWPERLGAPPKRMITGVPDHVDGRMLAITEAAGGRIINRDRMWHYVEGIKNWAPIWTEHAIRVLPGPSSIWLDARGKRLPVPLYPGFDTLATLSHIMGTGFDYSWFILTRKIIQKEFALSGSEQNPDLTGKSWRQVLGRATSGIPGPVKAFMEKGEDFIVEADLSKLVARMNALAGGEPLLDVAQVEREIRARDRQLDNPFSKDAQITALRGARTYLGDRLIRTARPHKMLDPANGPLIAVRLNILTRKTLGGLETDLDSRVLDAAGQPVPGLYAVGEVAGFGGGGLHGYAALEGTFLGGCIFSGRSAGRAAAATIA; encoded by the coding sequence ATGGCTGACGCGGACGTGATCATTGTCGGCGCGGGGCTGGCGGGCCTCGTCGCCGCTGCCGAACTGGCGGAGGCCGGCAAGAAAATCATCATCGTCGACCAGGAGCCGGAACAGTCGCTGGGCGGCCAGGCCTTCTGGTCCTTCGGCGGACTGTTCCTGGTCGATTCGCCGGAGCAGCGGCGCATGCGCATCCGCGATTCGCACGACCTCGCGCTCGAGGACTGGATGGGCACGGCCGCTTTCGACCGCCCGGAGGATTTCTGGCCGCGCAAATGGGCCGAGGCCTATGTCGGCTTCGCCGCCGGCGAGAAGCGCTCCTGGCTGATCGAGCGCGGCTTGAAATTCTTCCCCGTCGTCGGCTGGGCCGAGCGCGGCGGCGGCAATGCCGTCGGCCACGGCAATTCGGTGCCGCGCTTCCATGTCACATGGGGCACCGGACCCGGCGTGCTCGAACCTTTCGTGCTGCGCGTGCGCGAGGCGCAGAAGCGCGGGCTGGTCGAATTCAGGTTCCGTCATCGGGTCAACGAGATCATCCGCACCCGCGATACCGTCACCGGCGTGCGCGGCGACGTGCTGGAGGCGAGCAGCGTCGAGCGCGGGCATAAGAGCTCGCGCGCCGTGTCCGGCGCGTTCGAGCTCAGCGCGCAAGCAGTGATCGTCGCTTCCGGCGGCATCGGCGGCAATCACGAGCTGGTGCGCAGGAATTGGCCCGAGCGCCTGGGCGCGCCGCCCAAGCGCATGATTACCGGGGTGCCCGACCATGTCGACGGGCGCATGCTTGCGATCACCGAGGCCGCGGGCGGCAGGATCATCAACCGCGACCGCATGTGGCACTATGTCGAGGGCATCAAGAACTGGGCGCCGATCTGGACCGAGCATGCGATCCGCGTCCTGCCCGGTCCCTCCTCGATCTGGCTCGACGCGCGCGGCAAGAGGCTGCCGGTGCCGCTCTATCCGGGCTTCGATACGCTCGCCACGCTTAGCCATATCATGGGCACCGGCTTCGACTATTCCTGGTTCATCCTGACCAGGAAAATCATCCAGAAGGAGTTCGCTCTGTCGGGCTCCGAGCAGAATCCGGACCTCACCGGGAAGAGCTGGCGGCAAGTGCTGGGCCGCGCGACATCGGGCATTCCCGGCCCGGTGAAAGCCTTCATGGAAAAAGGCGAAGACTTCATCGTCGAGGCCGACCTTTCAAAGCTGGTGGCGCGCATGAACGCGCTGGCCGGCGGCGAGCCGCTGCTGGACGTCGCCCAGGTCGAGCGCGAGATCCGCGCCCGCGACAGGCAGCTCGACAACCCGTTCTCCAAGGATGCGCAGATCACGGCGCTGCGCGGCGCGCGCACCTATCTCGGCGACAGGCTGATCCGCACGGCCAGGCCGCACAAGATGCTCGATCCGGCGAACGGCCCGCTGATAGCGGTGCGCCTCAACATCCTCACCCGCAAGACGCTGGGCGGGCTTGAGACCGATCTCGACAGCCGCGTGCTCGATGCCGCCGGACAGCCGGTTCCGGGGCTCTACGCGGTCGGCGAGGTAGCCGGCTTCGGCGGCGGCGGCCTGCATGGCTATGCGGCGCTGGAGGGCACCTTCCTCGGCGGCTGCATCTTTTCGGGGCGCAGCGCCGGACGGGCGGCGGCGGCCACGATTGCGTGA